In the Emys orbicularis isolate rEmyOrb1 chromosome 3, rEmyOrb1.hap1, whole genome shotgun sequence genome, one interval contains:
- the GTF2A1L gene encoding TFIIA-alpha and beta-like factor has translation MAHANPVPKLYRSIIEDVIEGVWELFAEEGVEEQVLKDLKQLWEAKVTQSKATEGFFKHSHYSPQFTLQLPHNLHRTLQTSTASLVIPAGRGIQQFTTADLDASRTGATLTLPSGIAYPIHVPAGVTLQTASGHLYKVNMPVMVTQAPGGTSILQHPIQQIFQQLGQPSVLQASIATVAQVNASSVPATAERLQTQEAPLQQPTVLQQRGVEAKHSENSANATLLQQPTRSQQQVTTNTILNHQANSTENFQYTNLQTAVFTSKSSEMDSTTEPMASGSFSITRSVQDQLSTELQDSVQQQVSDDIIEMIILGNGLDASTLLKEQDSISVTEEMEPTVLMESDIRTEKDICSDIEGIIQLDGIDDVFPKEEIESTRDVEENEFIGIIDAEDLKVLEEEEDEEGDSISNAESSGSSDTEEPQIDIIEEDPLNSGDDVSEQDTPDLFDTDNVIVCQYDKIHRSKNKWKFYLKDGVMCFGGKDYVFAKAIGDAEW, from the exons ATGGCTCACGCAAACCCCGTG CCTAAACTCTACAGATCTATTATTGAAGATGTGATTGAAGGTGTCTGGGAACTCTTTGCAGAAGAAGGTGTGGAGGAACAGGTCTTGAAAGACTTGAAGCAG CTTTGGGAAGCTAAGGTGACTCAGTCTAAAGCAACAGAAGGCTTCTTCAAGCATAGCCACTATTCACCCCAGTTCACCTTGCAGTTGCCACACAACTTACATCGCACACTTCAGACATCAACAG CTtctttagtcatccctgctggcaGAGGTATTCAACAATTCACAACAGCAGACCTG GATGCTTCACGAACCGGTGCAACTTTGACTCTCCCTTCGGGTATCGCTTATCCTATCCATGTACCTGCTGGAGTAACGCTACAGACTGCATCTG GGCACCTCTATAAGGTAAATATGCCTGTTATGGTTACACAGGCCCCAGGAGGTACAAGTATTCTGCAGCATCCTATTCAGCAAATATttcagcagcttgggcagccttCAGTACTGCAGGCCAGTATTGCCACTGTTGCACAGGTGAATGCATCTTCTGTTCCGGCAACTGCTGAAAGACTACAAACCCAGGAAGCCCCACTCCAGCAGCCCACTGTACTGCAACAAAGGGGAGTGGAAGCAAAACACTCGGAAAACTCTGCAAATGCTACTCTATTACAGCAACCTACTAGGAGTCAGCAGCAAGTTACAACTAATACAATTTTGAATCATCAGGCAAACTCAACAGAAAATTTCCAATACACCAACCTTCAAACAGCTGTGTTTACTTCAAAATCCTCTGAAATGGATTCTACCACTGAACCAATGGCAAGCGGTTCATTCAGCATAACTCGGAGTGTGCAAGACCAATTGTCCACAGAGCTACAAGATTCAGTGCAGCAACAGGTGTCTGATGATATCATTGAGATGATTATTCTGGGTAATGGCTTGGATGCTAGTACCCTTCTAAAAGAGCAGGACAGCATTTCTGTCACTGAAGAG ATGGAACCTACTGTACTGATGGAATCTGACATACGGACAGAAAAGGATATCTGCAGTGACATTGAAGGGATCATTCAGCTAGATGGAATTGATGATGTTTTTCCTAAGGAGGAAATAGAAAGTACAAGAGATGTGGAAGAAAATGAATTTATTGGTATTATTGATGCGGAGGATCTGAAAgtgttggaggaggaggaagatgaagaaggTGACAGTATTTCAAATGCTGAATCCAGCGGCAGCAGTGATACTGAAGAGCCCCAGATAGACATAATTGAGGAG GATCCTTTAAATTCTGGTGATGATGTCAGTGAGCAGGACACACCAGACTTGTTTGACACAGATAACGTTATAGTTTGTCAGTATGACAAG ATTCATCGAAGTAAGAACAAATGGAAGTTCTATTTGAAAGATGGAGTAATGTGCTTTGGAGGTAAAGACTATGTGTTCGCAAAAGCCATTGGAGATGCGGAGTGGTAA